In Candidatus Methylomirabilota bacterium, the following proteins share a genomic window:
- a CDS encoding histidine kinase: MTVQRDQDTAHNTRQERPEAHAADRATVDGVLQADVVAREGTALLELPTVITQAADSVVITDREGAIEYVNPAFEACTGYTLQEVKGYTPRKVKSGLHDQSFYELLWATILAGKPFRAVFINRKKDGSLYYDDKTITPLKDHAGQITHFVSAGRDVTQRIQAEEQLRDSREQLRALAAYLESVREEERTRISRQIHDELGQMLTALKIDLSWMAAKLSADQAALLERMQVMGRLVDTAIRSTQRISTELRPSILDHLGLVAAVEWQAREFQTRTGIGCRVSADLAEFEPDPEVSTTLFRILQETLTNIIRHAHATVADISLGLDQDRLVLAVVDNGRGITEPEIADRRSLGLLGMRERALLLGGEVAITGRPGGGTAVRVTIPLTQPCRR; the protein is encoded by the coding sequence ATGACAGTCCAGCGAGACCAGGATACGGCGCATAACACGCGCCAGGAACGGCCTGAAGCGCACGCCGCTGATCGGGCGACCGTTGACGGTGTGTTGCAGGCCGACGTCGTCGCACGCGAAGGAACGGCCCTACTGGAGCTTCCGACTGTCATTACCCAGGCGGCGGATAGTGTGGTCATCACCGACCGCGAGGGCGCCATCGAGTACGTCAATCCCGCCTTTGAAGCCTGCACCGGCTATACCCTGCAGGAGGTCAAAGGCTACACGCCGAGAAAGGTGAAATCGGGCCTGCACGATCAATCGTTCTATGAACTGCTGTGGGCGACGATCCTTGCCGGCAAACCCTTCCGCGCCGTATTCATCAATCGGAAGAAGGATGGGTCGCTGTATTACGACGATAAGACCATTACCCCCCTCAAAGACCACGCAGGTCAGATCACGCATTTCGTGTCGGCCGGACGCGACGTCACCCAACGCATCCAGGCAGAGGAGCAGCTTCGCGACTCGCGGGAGCAGCTTCGCGCGCTTGCAGCGTATCTGGAATCGGTACGAGAGGAAGAGCGGACCCGAATCTCCCGTCAGATTCACGATGAACTGGGACAGATGTTAACCGCATTGAAGATCGACCTGTCCTGGATGGCCGCGAAGCTCTCTGCCGACCAGGCAGCCCTGTTGGAGCGGATGCAGGTGATGGGGCGGCTTGTCGACACGGCGATCCGATCGACGCAGCGGATCTCGACGGAGTTGCGGCCAAGCATCCTGGATCACCTGGGGTTGGTGGCCGCCGTTGAATGGCAGGCCCGGGAGTTTCAGACCCGGACCGGAATAGGGTGCCGGGTAAGCGCCGATCTGGCCGAGTTCGAGCCGGATCCGGAGGTCTCAACGACGCTCTTTCGGATCCTTCAGGAAACCCTCACCAATATCATCCGGCATGCCCACGCAACCGTCGCCGACATCAGCCTGGGCCTGGACCAGGACCGTCTCGTTCTGGCGGTCGTCGATAACGGCCGGGGTATTACGGAACCGGAGATTGCCGACAGGCGCTCGCTTGGACTGCTGGGCATGCGCGAACGCGCACTGCTCCTCGGGGGAGAGGTCGCTATTACCGGTCGTCCCGGAGGCGGCACCGCCGTCAGGGTCACCATCCCACTCACGCAGCCGTGTCGACGGTAG
- a CDS encoding DNA-binding response regulator yields the protein MIRVVIADDHAVVRHGLVRILSEEHDMAVVGEAGNGQELLSMVRNRRCDAVIVDISMPGTSGLEALQEIKQEHPRLPVLVLSMYPEDQFAVRAFKKGASAYMTKDSAREELVQAIRKVVSGGRYVSPGLAEKLAVHLASDTERPPHEALSDREHQVLCRIAAGKTLTEIGSELSLSVKTVSTYRGRILEKMSMKTNAELTRYALQNRLID from the coding sequence GTGATACGCGTCGTCATCGCGGACGATCACGCGGTGGTTCGTCACGGGTTGGTTCGCATCCTCAGTGAGGAACACGATATGGCGGTCGTCGGCGAGGCCGGCAACGGCCAGGAGCTGCTCTCAATGGTTCGCAACCGGCGGTGCGATGCGGTCATCGTCGACATCTCCATGCCGGGAACGAGTGGGCTGGAGGCCCTGCAGGAGATAAAACAGGAACACCCGCGCCTGCCTGTTCTGGTATTGAGCATGTATCCGGAGGATCAGTTTGCGGTTCGGGCCTTCAAAAAGGGGGCCTCGGCCTATATGACCAAAGACAGCGCCAGAGAGGAGCTGGTCCAGGCGATCCGAAAGGTCGTGAGCGGAGGACGGTACGTGAGCCCGGGTCTGGCCGAGAAACTGGCCGTTCACCTGGCATCCGATACCGAAAGGCCGCCGCATGAAGCGCTGTCCGACCGCGAGCATCAGGTGCTGTGCAGGATCGCAGCCGGGAAAACACTCACGGAGATCGGCTCCGAACTCTCGCTCAGTGTCAAGACCGTCAGTACCTATCGGGGCAGGATTCTCGAGAAGATGTCGATGAAGACCAACGCTGAACTGACCCGATATGCGCTCCAGAATCGACTGATCGACTAG